The Methanomassiliicoccales archaeon genomic sequence ACCCGGATTTATGAGATATAATCTATGCGGCTCATTTATAGTATTATTATCATTATTGATAATCATTGTGGATTAATTGAGTTATCAATAACTCCAACTCAGAATCGGGCTCTGGCATGTATTGTCCGGTCACTATTCTTATATCTTGTCAACCATTAATGGCGTTGACAAGAAAATGAACAAACCGGAGCATTTCTCGAGCTGCCTGCTGATAGGGCGCTTCCAACCTTTCCATAAGGGGCATTTGGAGGTGGTGCGGTCGATCGCCAAGAAATGTGATTCGTTGATCATCGGCATCGGCAGCGCACAATATTCACACACCTATGACAACCCGTTCACCGCCGGAGAGCGGCACCTGATGATCTCCCGGGCCTTGAAGGAGGAGGGAATGGGGGAATACTTCCTGGTGCCCATCGTGGACATCAATCGTTACGCGGTATGGGTCTCCCACGTGGTGTCGCTCGTACCGCCTTTCGAAGTGGTGTTCACCAACAACAATCTCACCCGCAGGCTTTTCTCAGAGGCGGAGTACCAGGTCAGGGACTCGCCCATGTTCAACCGCGAATCGTATTCCGGGACCGAGATAAGACGCAGAATGTCGGAAGGGGATGACTGGAGGGACCTAATTCCAACGGCCGTCGCCAAGGTGATCGATGAGATCGACGGCGTCAACCGGATCAGGGACCTTACCCCTAGAACCAGAACGAAGGTGGAAGATGACTCTGGAGCAGGAACTGGGGAATATAGCTAGGGCCAAAGGAATTACCGTCTCCCTGGCCGAATCGTGCACTGGTGGGCTAGCCAGTGACCTGGTCACCAACGTTCCGGGGTCCTCGGCATATTTCTTGGGAGCTTTGATCTGCTACAGCGATCGCTCCAAGATAGAAATGTTAGGGGTAAAGGAAGGCACGATCACCTACCAAGGCGCGGTGAGCGAACAGTGCGCACTGGAGATGGCCGTAGGGGTCAGGAACCGGTTCCACTCGGACCTAGGGGTTTCGGTCACCGGTATCGCCGGTCCCGGAGGGGAAAGGCCTGGTAAGCCGGTCGGCCTGGTCTACTTCGCCGTAGATGATGGGGAAAACGTCTGGACCGAAAGGATGTTGTTCGATGGAGATCGTGCCAGGGTCAAGCGTTCCGCGGCAGACTACCTGATAGGTCTGATAATTAGAGCGCTCTCCTGATCGACAGAACGGCAATCCGTAGAATGACGAAACACTTTTAATCCAAGTAGTCATATAATGGTTAAGGATGGAAGGGTATGGATGCACCAGTGAAACGGATTCCTACGGGAGTGGCTGACTTCGATAATATCATAAGAGGTGGCATGCCCGCTGGTTCCGTGGTCCTACTCCTAGGTGATCTGGGAGCAGGCCAGCAAGAATATGTGTTGACGTCGGCGGCCAAGATATCACTGATCAAGGAGAACCCGGATTCGGCCGAGTTCTTTCTCGGCCACAGTGTCAAGGGTCAAATGATGCCGGAAACGATCCATTACATCACGTTCTCGAGATCGAAGGAGGACATCCTGCGGGAGATCGAGATGTCCTTCAACGAGGACTTCTATGAATCGTTCCAAAGGAACGTCATTTTCAAGGATTTTTCCTCCAAATACTTCAGGCAGACGCTGGTTCCCAAGAGCTGGTCCGGGGACACATCGTCCGCGCTGTTCTCGAACAACAACG encodes the following:
- a CDS encoding CinA family protein; its protein translation is MTLEQELGNIARAKGITVSLAESCTGGLASDLVTNVPGSSAYFLGALICYSDRSKIEMLGVKEGTITYQGAVSEQCALEMAVGVRNRFHSDLGVSVTGIAGPGGERPGKPVGLVYFAVDDGENVWTERMLFDGDRARVKRSAADYLIGLIIRALS
- a CDS encoding ATPase domain-containing protein — translated: MDAPVKRIPTGVADFDNIIRGGMPAGSVVLLLGDLGAGQQEYVLTSAAKISLIKENPDSAEFFLGHSVKGQMMPETIHYITFSRSKEDILREIEMSFNEDFYESFQRNVIFKDFSSKYFRQTLVPKSWSGDTSSALFSNNNGDDENVLEGLVNYLDQNAPRSMVIIDSLTDLVLNQKIDPKDLVAVLRGMQRVSKKWGGVVYLLLTKDIIDDRMQRMITDSVDGALVFEWSRFATSSKRQRYLYVEKFMSILPHLDRARIARFATTVTAQSGLVVIDTERIG
- a CDS encoding nicotinamide-nucleotide adenylyltransferase; the protein is MSTINGVDKKMNKPEHFSSCLLIGRFQPFHKGHLEVVRSIAKKCDSLIIGIGSAQYSHTYDNPFTAGERHLMISRALKEEGMGEYFLVPIVDINRYAVWVSHVVSLVPPFEVVFTNNNLTRRLFSEAEYQVRDSPMFNRESYSGTEIRRRMSEGDDWRDLIPTAVAKVIDEIDGVNRIRDLTPRTRTKVEDDSGAGTGEYS